In Candidatus Zymogenus saltonus, a single window of DNA contains:
- a CDS encoding tryptophan synthase subunit alpha, translating into MSKIKDTFERLGAKNEKGLVMYLTAGDPDLEKTARLLFTIEEAGADIIEIGVPFSDPMADGPTIQRASGRALDVGTTLEGILNLIDEVGPSLNVPIVLFGYYNPILNFGPKRFAERAAEVGIDGLITVDLPYEESREIRRFTYPKKIDFINLISPVTDGERLGRIIADASGFLYYVSVTGVTGVRDELPADVRDQIVGLKGKTELPVVVGFGVSNPQTAAKLGEVSDGVVVGSALVNIIEEYGNKGDLLYEEVGNFVSSLKAGLKGG; encoded by the coding sequence ATGAGTAAGATTAAAGATACGTTTGAAAGACTCGGGGCGAAAAACGAGAAGGGGCTCGTGATGTACCTAACCGCCGGCGACCCCGACCTCGAAAAGACGGCAAGACTCCTCTTCACCATAGAAGAGGCGGGGGCCGATATAATAGAGATCGGCGTACCCTTCTCCGATCCGATGGCGGACGGCCCCACTATCCAGCGGGCCTCGGGCAGGGCCCTCGACGTGGGGACAACACTGGAGGGGATATTGAACCTCATCGACGAAGTGGGGCCGAGCCTTAACGTCCCCATCGTATTGTTCGGCTACTACAATCCCATCCTGAACTTCGGCCCCAAGAGGTTCGCCGAGAGGGCGGCGGAGGTCGGAATAGACGGATTGATAACGGTCGATCTCCCCTACGAAGAGTCGAGGGAAATCAGGAGGTTTACGTACCCCAAGAAGATAGATTTCATCAACCTCATCTCGCCGGTGACGGACGGCGAAAGGCTGGGTAGGATAATCGCCGACGCATCCGGCTTTCTCTACTACGTCTCGGTGACCGGGGTTACCGGGGTTCGGGACGAGCTTCCGGCGGACGTTAGGGATCAGATAGTCGGGCTTAAGGGAAAGACAGAGCTACCGGTCGTCGTCGGTTTCGGGGTATCCAACCCCCAGACGGCAGCTAAACTGGGCGAGGTCTCGGACGGCGTGGTGGTGGGGAGCGCCCTCGTAAATATAATCGAGGAGTACGGGAATAAGGGAGACCTCTTGTATGAGGAGGTGGGTAATTTCGTCTCGTCTCTGAAGGCCGGGTTAAAGGGAGGATGA
- the trpB gene encoding tryptophan synthase subunit beta: MQYPDSKGHFGMYGGRYVSETLMPAILELEEAYEKNRKDLALLSELDLYLKSYAGRPTPLYFAKRLTDHLGGAKVWLKREDLCHTGAHKINNTLGQVILGRRMGKKRMIAETGAGQHGVATATAAALFGLECEVFMGTEDIERQSLNVFRMKLLGAKVTPVNSGSATLKDAMNEALRDWATNVRNTFYVIGSVAGPHPYPMMVRDFQSVIGIETKRQIRDCTGRLPDYLVACVGGGSNAMGLFYPFLKDEEVKMIGVEAAGDGIDTERHAASISRGRVGVLHGSKSYVLQDEHGQILHTHSLSAGLDYPGVGPEHSLLNDLGRVRYESADDKGALNAFQRLTKLEGIMPALESAHAVSWVIENAPKMGADEIIVVNLSGRGDKDINTVAKVLGVTLNE; the protein is encoded by the coding sequence ATGCAGTATCCTGACAGCAAGGGACACTTCGGCATGTACGGCGGCAGGTACGTGTCCGAGACGCTGATGCCGGCAATACTGGAGCTCGAGGAGGCATACGAGAAAAACAGGAAGGACCTCGCCCTCCTCTCCGAGCTCGATTTGTATCTTAAGAGCTACGCGGGGCGCCCCACGCCCCTCTACTTCGCCAAGCGGTTGACCGACCACCTCGGCGGGGCGAAGGTCTGGCTCAAACGGGAAGACCTCTGCCACACCGGCGCCCACAAGATAAACAACACCCTGGGCCAGGTGATTCTTGGCCGGAGGATGGGTAAAAAGAGAATGATCGCCGAGACGGGAGCCGGGCAGCACGGCGTGGCGACAGCCACCGCTGCGGCGCTGTTCGGCCTCGAGTGCGAGGTATTCATGGGGACCGAGGACATCGAGAGGCAGTCCCTCAACGTGTTTCGGATGAAGCTCCTGGGGGCGAAGGTGACGCCGGTTAACTCCGGCTCCGCCACCCTGAAGGACGCCATGAACGAGGCGCTCAGGGACTGGGCCACCAACGTGAGAAACACCTTCTACGTGATAGGCTCCGTGGCGGGCCCCCACCCCTACCCCATGATGGTCAGGGACTTCCAGTCGGTGATAGGGATAGAGACCAAAAGGCAGATCAGGGATTGTACGGGAAGGCTCCCCGATTACCTCGTGGCGTGTGTGGGGGGCGGCTCCAACGCAATGGGACTCTTCTACCCCTTCCTGAAGGACGAGGAGGTTAAGATGATAGGCGTGGAGGCGGCGGGGGACGGGATAGATACGGAGAGGCACGCCGCCTCGATATCGAGGGGGAGGGTCGGCGTCCTCCACGGCTCCAAGTCGTACGTACTGCAGGACGAGCACGGCCAGATCCTCCACACCCACTCGCTCTCGGCGGGGCTGGACTACCCGGGTGTGGGGCCGGAGCACAGCCTGCTCAACGATCTGGGGCGGGTGAGGTACGAGAGCGCCGACGACAAAGGGGCGCTAAACGCCTTTCAAAGATTGACGAAGCTCGAGGGAATCATGCCGGCGCTGGAGAGCGCCCACGCCGTTTCCTGGGTGATCGAAAACGCCCCGAAGATGGGGGCCGACGAGATCATCGTAGTGAACCTCTCCGGCCGGGGCGACAAGGACATCAACACGGTAGCGAAGGTTTTGGGGGTGACTCTAAATGAGTAA
- a CDS encoding phosphoribosylanthranilate isomerase, with protein MGIRIKICGITNDRDALAAARLGADALGFIFYPKSPRFVTPEAAEEIVRGLPPFISTVGVFVDEPVELIARTAEMCCLNAVQIYPEGPNGPDEFPDDLPFRVIRAIRVKDAGSLELISSYKKGTTFLLDTYRPGAHGGTGISFDWGLVKKYIPDYRIIIAGGLNAENVGRVVGEYAPYGVDAASGVEKEPGVKDHQKLDRFITNAQIASLNEASLNGASLKKAQLKGDIEDAVS; from the coding sequence ATGGGAATTCGTATCAAGATATGCGGGATTACAAACGATCGGGACGCCCTTGCCGCGGCGCGCCTTGGGGCGGACGCCCTCGGCTTCATATTCTACCCGAAGAGCCCCCGCTTCGTGACGCCGGAGGCGGCAGAAGAGATAGTCAGAGGACTCCCACCGTTCATATCGACCGTAGGGGTCTTTGTGGACGAACCGGTCGAGCTGATCGCCAGGACGGCCGAGATGTGCTGCTTAAACGCCGTTCAGATATATCCGGAGGGGCCAAACGGGCCGGACGAATTTCCGGACGACCTCCCATTTAGGGTCATCAGGGCGATCCGCGTGAAGGACGCCGGCAGCCTCGAGCTTATCTCTTCATACAAGAAGGGGACAACATTCCTGCTGGACACCTACCGTCCGGGTGCCCACGGCGGAACGGGCATAAGCTTCGACTGGGGCCTCGTCAAAAAATATATCCCGGACTACAGAATCATCATCGCCGGGGGACTGAACGCGGAAAACGTGGGCCGCGTGGTCGGGGAGTACGCCCCGTACGGCGTTGACGCGGCTTCCGGGGTCGAAAAAGAGCCCGGTGTAAAAGACCACCAAAAGCTCGATCGTTTCATAACGAACGCGCAAATTGCTTCATTAAACGAGGCTTCATTAAACGGAGCGTCGTTGAAGAAAGCACAGTTAAAAGGAGATATTGAAGATGCAGTATCCTGA
- the trpC gene encoding indole-3-glycerol phosphate synthase TrpC, whose translation MDKTKQTGDRNILERIVSGRREYVETLKGDVKLKEFKGRISDMEKPRGFIRALNSGREINIIAEVKGGSPSAGIIRNDLDPGGLAAVFEENGAAAVSVLTEPEFFGGSDRFIIDAKERTKIPVLRKDFIIDPFQVYETRALGADALLLIVAALDPALLRELKETANELGLDCLVEVHDADEVETALTEGAELIGINNRDLKTFTTDLNTSINLSKMIPEEKTVVSASGINGFDDIFFLMRSGIRSFLVGESLMRAKNVGGKMRELLGLG comes from the coding sequence ATGGATAAAACGAAACAAACGGGAGACAGAAACATCCTCGAGAGGATAGTCTCCGGGCGGCGGGAATACGTAGAGACCTTGAAAGGGGACGTGAAGCTTAAGGAGTTCAAGGGCCGAATCTCCGACATGGAGAAACCCAGGGGATTCATACGGGCCCTCAACTCCGGACGGGAGATAAATATCATCGCCGAGGTGAAGGGGGGAAGCCCGTCGGCGGGGATTATCAGAAACGACCTCGACCCGGGCGGGCTCGCCGCCGTATTCGAGGAGAACGGCGCGGCCGCGGTATCCGTCCTTACGGAACCGGAGTTCTTCGGCGGAAGCGATCGGTTTATCATTGACGCCAAGGAGAGAACGAAAATACCGGTTCTCCGCAAGGATTTTATCATCGATCCCTTCCAGGTATACGAGACGAGGGCGCTCGGTGCGGACGCCCTACTCCTCATAGTCGCTGCCCTCGATCCGGCCCTTTTAAGGGAACTAAAGGAGACTGCAAACGAGCTGGGCCTCGACTGCCTCGTTGAGGTGCACGACGCCGATGAGGTCGAGACAGCCCTGACGGAGGGGGCGGAGCTTATCGGCATCAACAACAGGGACCTCAAGACCTTTACCACCGACCTCAACACGTCGATAAATCTCTCGAAGATGATCCCCGAGGAGAAGACGGTGGTAAGCGCCAGCGGGATCAACGGCTTTGACGATATTTTTTTCCTGATGCGCTCCGGCATCCGCTCCTTCCTCGTGGGGGAGAGCCTCATGCGGGCGAAAAATGTAGGCGGGAAGATGAGGGAGCTTCTGGGCCTCGGCTGA
- the trpD gene encoding anthranilate phosphoribosyltransferase has protein sequence MIKSTLNKIASGEDLTRSEMEGAMSEIMGGEATPAQIGGFITGLRIKGETVDEIAGAAAIMREKAVKINPKVANGKVVIDTCGTGGDGKNTFNISTAAALVAAGAGAVVAKHGNRSVSSRCGSADVLEALGVNIDLEPKEVEKCIEEVGIGFLFAPKLHGAMKHAIGPRKELGIRTIFNILGPLTNPAGASAQLLGVYDPNLVEVIAKVLNALGSARAMVVNGSGTDELTTAGPSAVSYLKDGGIENFTVEPEKFGLKTTRLEYLRGGDSAENAMIIRNIFQGADGPKRDVVVFNSAAALIVAGLAPDFEAGIEMAADTIDGGLAKKTLERLVEFTKAHGQKNG, from the coding sequence ATGATCAAGTCAACCTTAAACAAGATAGCATCGGGTGAGGACCTTACCCGGAGCGAGATGGAGGGGGCTATGAGCGAGATCATGGGCGGCGAGGCCACCCCCGCCCAGATCGGCGGCTTCATAACCGGATTGAGGATCAAGGGCGAGACGGTCGACGAGATTGCCGGCGCGGCTGCGATCATGCGCGAAAAGGCCGTGAAGATCAATCCAAAGGTCGCAAACGGGAAGGTCGTAATCGACACCTGCGGGACGGGGGGTGACGGCAAGAACACGTTCAACATCTCGACCGCGGCGGCGCTGGTGGCGGCGGGCGCCGGGGCCGTGGTCGCAAAGCACGGCAACAGGTCGGTATCGAGCAGGTGCGGAAGCGCCGACGTCCTGGAGGCGCTGGGGGTGAACATCGATCTCGAGCCCAAAGAGGTCGAGAAGTGCATCGAGGAGGTGGGAATCGGGTTCCTCTTCGCCCCGAAGCTCCACGGCGCCATGAAGCACGCCATAGGCCCGAGAAAGGAGCTCGGCATAAGGACGATCTTCAACATCCTGGGGCCTCTCACCAACCCCGCGGGGGCAAGCGCCCAGCTTCTGGGCGTTTATGATCCTAATCTCGTTGAGGTGATCGCGAAGGTCCTCAATGCATTGGGGTCGGCGCGGGCGATGGTGGTAAACGGCTCCGGCACCGACGAGCTCACCACCGCCGGGCCGTCGGCCGTATCGTACCTGAAGGACGGCGGGATAGAGAATTTCACGGTAGAGCCGGAGAAGTTCGGCCTCAAAACCACAAGGCTTGAATACCTCAGGGGAGGCGACAGCGCCGAAAACGCCATGATCATCAGGAATATCTTCCAGGGTGCCGACGGCCCCAAGCGGGACGTTGTCGTATTCAACAGCGCCGCGGCCCTGATTGTGGCTGGACTCGCCCCGGACTTCGAGGCCGGAATCGAGATGGCGGCCGACACAATAGACGGCGGCCTCGCAAAGAAGACGCTCGAGAGGCTTGTGGAATTTACAAAGGCTCACGGTCAAAAGAATGGATAA
- a CDS encoding aminodeoxychorismate/anthranilate synthase component II, whose product MILVIDNYDSFTYNLVQYLGEMGREMEVYRNDAITVDEAVKIDPDFIVISPGPGAPDSAGVTIDLIRRFAGVRPILGVCLGHQAIGAAFGGKIVRAQRIMHGKTSMIFHSDDELFVEIPNPFRAVRYHSLVIDPDSVPDCLEVTARTERDEIMGIKHKEHPVYGIQFHPESVMSDYGKELLANFLEIAKRGESHDQVNLKQDSIG is encoded by the coding sequence ATGATCCTCGTGATAGATAACTACGATTCCTTTACGTACAACCTGGTCCAGTACCTGGGTGAGATGGGCCGGGAGATGGAGGTCTACAGGAACGACGCGATCACGGTAGACGAGGCGGTCAAGATCGATCCCGATTTCATCGTCATATCTCCGGGGCCGGGAGCCCCCGACTCGGCGGGCGTCACGATCGACCTGATAAGGCGGTTTGCCGGCGTCAGGCCGATTCTGGGGGTGTGTCTCGGCCATCAGGCTATCGGCGCCGCCTTCGGCGGGAAGATTGTCCGGGCCCAAAGGATTATGCACGGCAAGACCTCCATGATATTCCACAGCGACGACGAGCTCTTCGTCGAGATCCCGAATCCCTTCAGGGCCGTCCGCTACCACTCCCTCGTTATCGATCCCGACTCCGTGCCGGACTGCCTCGAGGTGACGGCGAGGACCGAAAGGGACGAGATAATGGGGATAAAACACAAAGAGCATCCCGTGTACGGGATCCAGTTCCATCCCGAGTCGGTCATGTCCGATTACGGGAAGGAGCTTTTGGCGAACTTTCTTGAAATAGCAAAAAGAGGAGAAAGTCATGATCAAGTCAACCTTAAACAAGATAGCATCGGGTGA
- the trpE gene encoding anthranilate synthase component I, producing the protein MITPTFQEFERLSMEGNLIPVYQEILADLETPVSAFKKLNGASPSFLLESVEGGEKWGRYSFLGIGPAMIFRSKGNMIEVLKNGELLYTTKEDDPLSKLKEIMDRYRPVVDVPGLPRFYGGAVGYLSYDMVRFMENIPNSKPDDLKTYDSYFIIPCNVVVFDNARNTMKLVANVFLDSSSPPEDSYVEATSTINRMIHKLGQPLNLTKLKSDDGVPLFVDSNFNERDFTEAVDKCREYIINGDIIQVVLSQRFEMEIDVEPFELYRALRIINPSPYMFYLQFEELTLVGSSPEVLVRKEGERVEVRPIAGTRPRGKSADEDERLMEDLLSDPKELAEHVMLVDLGRNDLGRIAQFGSVNVANLMRIEKYSHVMHIVSDVEGRLKNGHNSFDVLRAAFPAGTLTGAPKVRAMEIIEEIEPVRRGTYGGAVGYFSFSGNMDMCITIRTMLVMNGKIYLQAGAGIVYDSDPKMEYKETQHKAKGMLKAVEMARKNMKLR; encoded by the coding sequence ATGATCACACCGACCTTTCAGGAATTCGAGAGACTGTCGATGGAGGGAAACCTGATCCCCGTTTATCAGGAGATACTGGCTGACCTGGAGACGCCTGTCTCCGCCTTCAAGAAGCTCAACGGCGCATCCCCGTCGTTTTTGCTGGAGAGCGTGGAGGGAGGGGAGAAGTGGGGGAGGTACAGCTTCCTCGGGATCGGCCCGGCGATGATATTTCGCTCAAAGGGAAATATGATAGAGGTTTTGAAGAACGGCGAGCTCCTCTACACAACGAAGGAGGATGACCCGCTGTCGAAGCTGAAAGAGATCATGGACCGCTACCGCCCGGTGGTGGATGTGCCCGGCCTCCCCAGGTTCTACGGCGGGGCCGTGGGATACCTGAGCTACGACATGGTGAGGTTCATGGAGAATATCCCGAATTCAAAGCCGGATGACCTCAAGACCTACGATTCATACTTCATAATCCCCTGCAATGTGGTGGTATTCGACAACGCGAGAAACACCATGAAGCTCGTGGCGAATGTCTTCCTGGACAGCTCGTCGCCCCCCGAGGACTCATACGTCGAGGCGACGTCCACGATAAACCGCATGATCCACAAGCTGGGTCAGCCACTTAATCTTACGAAGCTCAAGTCCGACGACGGCGTGCCCCTCTTCGTTGACTCGAACTTCAACGAGAGGGACTTCACCGAAGCCGTGGACAAATGCAGGGAATACATAATCAACGGCGACATCATTCAGGTCGTCCTCTCCCAGCGCTTCGAGATGGAGATCGACGTGGAGCCGTTCGAACTCTACAGGGCGTTGAGGATAATCAATCCCTCCCCTTACATGTTCTATCTCCAGTTTGAAGAGTTGACGCTCGTGGGGTCATCCCCGGAGGTCCTGGTGAGGAAGGAGGGGGAGAGGGTCGAGGTCAGGCCGATCGCGGGCACCCGTCCCAGGGGAAAGAGTGCGGACGAGGACGAGAGGCTGATGGAAGACCTGCTTTCCGACCCTAAGGAGCTGGCGGAGCACGTCATGCTCGTTGACCTCGGCAGGAACGACCTCGGGCGGATAGCTCAGTTCGGGAGCGTCAACGTCGCAAACCTCATGCGAATAGAGAAATACTCCCACGTCATGCACATCGTCTCCGATGTGGAGGGAAGGCTTAAAAACGGGCATAACTCGTTCGATGTCCTGAGGGCCGCCTTTCCCGCCGGCACGCTGACGGGGGCGCCCAAGGTCAGGGCGATGGAGATCATCGAGGAGATCGAGCCGGTGAGGAGGGGCACCTACGGGGGGGCCGTGGGGTACTTCAGCTTCTCCGGGAACATGGACATGTGCATAACGATAAGGACGATGCTGGTTATGAACGGAAAGATCTACCTGCAGGCCGGGGCGGGGATAGTCTACGACTCCGACCCGAAGATGGAATACAAAGAGACCCAACACAAGGCCAAGGGGATGCTGAAGGCGGTGGAGATGGCCAGAAAGAACATGAAGCTAAGATAG
- a CDS encoding lysophospholipid acyltransferase family protein, translating into MKSFLKKLRYDIGGFFIGIAEFIIPKIPLKITNTIMYMIYCPLYPVVYLIPDIRKIVIPNIDIVFGSDLTRRERRKFIKSVFWNLSKTFPDLIYYLNPRNHQKIIENCPISGIEHLESALKKGKGAILLSAHLSNFVLMIVRLTMTGIPFNVVLKDPSNETLKGVYKRYQEICGIERIDADKGFSATKDILRALKNNEIVIIVADERKKRDGIIVPFFGRDALTAPGPAILVLRSGAPIVPAFIHVVEDSKFDIEIFPPIEPELTGDKEKDIYNISLIMNEVIEKQIRRYPDQWAWTNPRWKGAGRHGTRHERTK; encoded by the coding sequence ATGAAGAGCTTTCTGAAAAAATTACGCTACGATATCGGCGGGTTTTTCATAGGGATAGCGGAATTCATTATCCCGAAGATACCGCTCAAGATCACCAACACGATCATGTACATGATCTATTGCCCGCTATACCCGGTTGTTTATCTCATTCCGGACATCAGGAAAATAGTAATTCCGAATATCGACATCGTCTTCGGGAGCGACCTTACGAGAAGGGAGAGGCGGAAGTTCATAAAAAGCGTGTTTTGGAATCTTTCCAAGACATTTCCCGATCTCATTTACTACTTGAATCCGAGAAATCACCAAAAGATCATTGAAAACTGTCCCATCTCGGGCATAGAACACCTGGAATCGGCCTTAAAGAAGGGAAAAGGCGCCATTCTCTTAAGCGCCCACTTGTCGAACTTTGTCCTCATGATCGTAAGGCTCACAATGACCGGGATCCCCTTTAATGTGGTCCTGAAGGATCCGAGCAACGAAACGTTAAAGGGCGTGTACAAACGCTATCAAGAGATATGCGGGATCGAAAGAATAGACGCCGACAAGGGGTTTAGCGCCACAAAGGATATCTTGAGGGCCCTGAAAAACAACGAGATAGTAATCATCGTCGCCGACGAGAGGAAAAAGCGCGATGGGATAATCGTCCCCTTCTTTGGAAGGGACGCATTGACGGCCCCAGGCCCCGCCATCCTGGTTCTCCGCTCCGGGGCGCCCATAGTCCCCGCCTTTATCCACGTGGTAGAGGACTCGAAATTCGATATAGAGATATTCCCGCCGATCGAGCCGGAGCTGACCGGAGACAAAGAGAAGGACATTTACAACATATCCCTCATCATGAACGAGGTGATAGAGAAACAGATCCGAAGATACCCGGACCAGTGGGCATGGACGAATCCCCGCTGGAAGGGAGCGGGGAGACACGGGACGAGACACGAGAGGACCAAATAA